The DNA sequence TTGTTGTCGACCACGCATCCGATGAGCAACCGCCCGAAAGCCGAAGTTGGTTGTGTTATATGACATTCCCCTTTCTAGCACACGATTCACTTACTGTTATTGTATGAACGTTGTCTCGTTCCGGTACATACCTTTTGGCATACGAGACTAGTACAAAACGTTGAATTTACAAAAAAATAGTCTTTAAAACCGTGGCAAATCTAACTTCTGTACATAGATTAATAGACAAGTATAGTAAAAAAATCCTCTCACGGATCCACTCTATTTTTCGCCGGGTAACTGACGCCCGAAAGGAGGGGTATTGTGGGGCACATACGAGGGATTGGTCGCTTATTAATCGGTTGCGTCACGGAGAACAACACGCGTTACCGCTCGCAAGCGTTACGATTGGTACAGTCGATTCGCTGGTTCGGCGGCAGTCTCAATACAGCCGATGTGATCGTCTGTGTCGTCGAGCAAGCGGACCCGCAGTTCGTGGCCAAGGTTGAGGAATGGGGAGCAAGTGTGCGCATCGTGAAGCGCTTTAGTAAGCGCCATCCGCATTCCAACAAGTTACGTTTCTTCGAGATCCCCGAAATTGATAATTACGATGTCGTGATGTTACTGGATTGCGATACGATTATCGTGCAAGACCCGACAAAATATATTGACGGCAAACATTTACAAGCGGAGATGGCGATGGGAGAGTCGGTGCCGCATCACGTCTTTTTAAAAGTGTTTCAACATTACGACATGAAGATGCCGAATCGCATCTTCGAAACGGCCGTGAACAAACGGCCGATCATCTGGTACTGCAACGCCGGCGTATTAATCTTTCCGCGGACAATCGTGCAATCGTTCTATCCGATCTGGAAGGACTATACGGTGGACATTACGAAAAAGAAAGGTTTACTCGGTGAACACTATTTGTTTTGCGAACAAGTGTCGCTTAGTCTAGCTTATGCAAAACACCCCGTGCCATTTAAAAAACTCCCACTCAGTATGAATTTTCCGCTCACGAACAAGTCGTATAGTAACGTCGTCCAATGCGATCCGGTGATCATTCATTACCATCGGAAGGTCAACAAGTTTGGGTTCATTAAAAATATGACGAAAAGCCCCTCTGCGCAAGACAGAATTGCCGCGTTTAACAGGCAAGCGAGATTGCAGCGCAAAGAAGCGACTGCGCGTTATGGCACTGAAAAGAGCGCTGCAAAAAAAGAAAAACCATCATCATAAGTCGGATGCCTTCCTAGCAAATGCTCATTTTTCTCTCTGGCGTGTAGCATAACTATACCGAAGACGTCGCTACTCCATAGAATGAATTAGAAAGCGAAAGGGAGGTGAGGTGAATGGGACGCTGCCGTAACAACAACCACGATCGGAATCGCTGCCGCCGCAAAATTCGCTGCATCCGTCGCTGTCTCCGCAGATTCCGTGGTCGCTGTAACTGATGCTAACAGAGAAAATCCGCAGTAACTAGCACCCATTACCGGGTGCTTTTTTTAGTCTATTTCTAATTAGTCTATTTCAAAAAAGAAGCGTGCCATACGCCGTACCATTTTCATAGTTTTAATCATAAATTGAGGCAACAGGAGGGTTAAAGTGAATGAAAGGATTAATCTTATGCGCAGGAAAAGGAAGAAGGCTTCAACCGTTGTCGTTTTCGCAAACGAAAGTGATGCTTCCCGTCGCCAACCGACCTGTGCTTTATAACTGCATCGATCAGTTGTTAGAACTAGGGATTCGCGAGATTGGCATTGTCGTCAACCGCGCGCACAAAAGAGAATTAGTTGAAAGATTAGATGACAGCGAGCATGTAGGAGTGACATTTACGTTTATTGAGCAAGCCGAGCCAAGGGGCATCGCCGACGCTGTCAAACAAGCGGAAGCGTTTATCGATCGAGACCCTTTTTTATTGTTGCTAGGTGATAATTTAATACAAGAATCTTTGTTAGCGTTGAAAGAGTCGCTAACCGCTACAAAAAATAACGCTGCCATTCTATTAGCAAAAATGAGATCCCCACAAGATTACGGCATCGCAGAAATTGTCGGGCAAAAAATCGTTCGCCTGGAAGAAAAACCACGCCATCCGAAGTCAGACCTCGCAGTGATCGGCGCTTACGCTTTTGACGAAAACATTTTTCACGCCGTGCACGCGATCGCCCCTTCCAATCGCGGAGAATACGAAATAACGGACGCTTTACAATGGTTAATCGATCGAGGACACGCCGTCACGTATTCCGTAACGAACAAAAAGTATTCCGACGTAGGAACCGTGGAACGGTGGTTGGAAGCGAACCGTTGGATGCTCGATGCGGCTGCCAGTGGCGGGCAAGCTGACCGATATGACACTTCCGAAGGTTGCACAATCATTCCGCCCATAAGTATTGGAAAAGGTTGTCAACTGAAAAATAGTGTCATCGGCCCGTACGTCTCCATAGCCGCCAACGCCAAAATTGAACAGTGCGTTATTGAAAACAGTATCGTACTCGAAAATGTTGAGCTGCAAAATATTCCT is a window from the Numidum massiliense genome containing:
- a CDS encoding sugar phosphate nucleotidyltransferase, whose amino-acid sequence is MKGLILCAGKGRRLQPLSFSQTKVMLPVANRPVLYNCIDQLLELGIREIGIVVNRAHKRELVERLDDSEHVGVTFTFIEQAEPRGIADAVKQAEAFIDRDPFLLLLGDNLIQESLLALKESLTATKNNAAILLAKMRSPQDYGIAEIVGQKIVRLEEKPRHPKSDLAVIGAYAFDENIFHAVHAIAPSNRGEYEITDALQWLIDRGHAVTYSVTNKKYSDVGTVERWLEANRWMLDAAASGGQADRYDTSEGCTIIPPISIGKGCQLKNSVIGPYVSIAANAKIEQCVIENSIVLENVELQNIPHPIKNSVFGANSTLRHLNAETRTANVSVNECVSEYVLGNKTSIITKTKRGEQ
- a CDS encoding glycosyltransferase family protein → MGHIRGIGRLLIGCVTENNTRYRSQALRLVQSIRWFGGSLNTADVIVCVVEQADPQFVAKVEEWGASVRIVKRFSKRHPHSNKLRFFEIPEIDNYDVVMLLDCDTIIVQDPTKYIDGKHLQAEMAMGESVPHHVFLKVFQHYDMKMPNRIFETAVNKRPIIWYCNAGVLIFPRTIVQSFYPIWKDYTVDITKKKGLLGEHYLFCEQVSLSLAYAKHPVPFKKLPLSMNFPLTNKSYSNVVQCDPVIIHYHRKVNKFGFIKNMTKSPSAQDRIAAFNRQARLQRKEATARYGTEKSAAKKEKPSS